In Flavobacterium sp. WV_118_3, one DNA window encodes the following:
- a CDS encoding DUF2278 family protein: protein METKRLYTLVKGRFFKEINPENVLRIHRAFPHYNFEIKIEDSIYEVNINVYNRVKGHPELRVLATSDPDSDLINIKPLEKALALPDGVYNNPDKELVLDYLRGNYFDLNRFQVPFKPAGEQEEDYLLQLLKQHVELAQKNDYSFCIWGKSYTDNQGSIIRNGIHDIHMNQGSEMAYQNSIWQDGALVITDAKEIKFACFLGFITQCLITDDKGDCSKD from the coding sequence ATGGAAACAAAAAGGTTGTATACTTTGGTAAAAGGTCGTTTTTTTAAAGAAATCAATCCGGAAAATGTGTTAAGGATTCATCGTGCTTTTCCGCATTATAATTTTGAAATTAAAATTGAAGATTCCATTTATGAAGTAAATATCAATGTCTACAATCGGGTTAAAGGCCATCCGGAGTTACGGGTATTGGCCACATCGGATCCGGATAGTGACTTGATCAACATAAAACCATTGGAAAAAGCGTTGGCATTGCCGGATGGTGTATATAACAATCCCGATAAAGAACTTGTGTTGGATTATCTGCGAGGGAATTATTTTGATTTGAATCGTTTTCAGGTTCCTTTTAAACCCGCAGGTGAACAGGAAGAGGACTATTTGCTACAATTATTGAAGCAACATGTTGAATTGGCGCAGAAGAACGATTATTCCTTTTGTATTTGGGGAAAAAGCTATACCGATAATCAAGGCTCCATAATACGGAATGGAATTCACGACATTCATATGAATCAGGGATCTGAGATGGCGTACCAAAATAGTATCTGGCAGGATGGTGCTTTGGTTATTACTGATGCCAAAGAAATCAAGTTTGCCTGTTTTCTCGGGTTTATAACGCAATGTTTAATAACAGATGATAAAGGAGATTGCAGTAAGGATTAG
- a CDS encoding GNAT family N-acetyltransferase has product MPETAYKLDNPVYFSLTETHRSFALELDGIQFYHPDFCPFGGFIPPLSTEKGIAHYARLTDNFFIVGERPSYGDTIQLVNELVCDQMVLLQPIAVVSEDEIITLDTTHKDALLQLVNLVQPGYFKTRTPEMGNYYGIFKDGILIAVTGERMKMDQYTEISAVITHPEHTGKGYASHLVAHAAQRIFQENKTPYLHVASSNTRAINVYEKLGFTTRRKISFWNLTSQ; this is encoded by the coding sequence ATGCCCGAAACAGCTTATAAATTAGACAATCCGGTTTACTTTTCGTTAACCGAAACACACCGATCATTCGCCCTCGAATTGGATGGGATCCAATTCTATCATCCTGATTTTTGTCCGTTTGGTGGTTTTATACCCCCATTATCAACCGAAAAAGGTATCGCCCACTATGCCCGGTTAACCGACAACTTTTTTATTGTGGGCGAAAGACCATCTTATGGCGATACGATACAACTGGTAAATGAATTGGTTTGTGATCAGATGGTATTGTTGCAGCCAATTGCTGTAGTTTCAGAGGATGAAATCATTACTTTGGATACGACTCATAAAGACGCACTGCTACAACTCGTAAATTTGGTACAACCCGGTTATTTTAAAACCAGAACGCCAGAAATGGGAAACTATTATGGTATTTTTAAAGATGGCATTTTAATAGCCGTTACCGGCGAACGCATGAAAATGGATCAGTATACCGAAATAAGCGCTGTCATTACGCATCCGGAGCATACCGGAAAAGGATATGCTTCCCATCTGGTAGCACATGCGGCACAACGTATTTTTCAGGAAAATAAAACGCCATATCTGCATGTTGCTTCATCCAATACAAGAGCGATTAACGTTTATGAAAAACTGGGGTTTACAACACGCCGTAAAATCAGTTTCTGGAATCTTACTTCTCAATAA
- a CDS encoding VOC family protein, with the protein MAIQSNPVVYFEIPVTDLDRAIRFYTAVFGFTFEKTSIDHNEMALFPLSDVLPGISGALAKGEIYIPTLDGVVLYFHSDAIEKTLEKAIANGGAALYPKTSNGELGYVAEFKDSEGNRIALHQPAD; encoded by the coding sequence ATGGCTATACAATCAAACCCCGTCGTTTATTTTGAAATTCCCGTTACCGATCTGGATCGGGCGATACGGTTTTATACCGCTGTTTTCGGTTTTACTTTTGAAAAAACAAGTATCGATCATAATGAAATGGCGCTTTTTCCGCTCTCGGATGTGTTACCCGGTATTTCCGGAGCGCTGGCAAAAGGAGAAATTTATATCCCAACGTTGGATGGTGTGGTGCTTTATTTTCATTCCGATGCGATCGAAAAGACACTGGAAAAAGCAATTGCTAATGGCGGAGCAGCATTGTATCCTAAAACGTCTAATGGTGAATTGGGCTATGTGGCCGAATTTAAGGATTCGGAAGGCAACCGGATTGCTTTACACCAGCCTGCCGATTAG